A segment of the Capricornis sumatraensis isolate serow.1 chromosome 8, serow.2, whole genome shotgun sequence genome:
CCGAATCTTCCTTCAGGATATCAAGGTAGACGAAAGATCCTTGGGTTGTCTTGGCAGTCCTCACGTATCAGAAATCCCTGATGCCAGCAGTTGTCATGGTTAGATGAGACATTGGGCTTTAGTCTTTTGCGCTTTTTCAAGCTTAGCATTTAAGCTAAAGTGGGCCAGGATATTAAATTGGAAGCTGTTGTCAGGGGGACCTCGGCGCTCTTTGTTCTGCCAGTTGCAGCTGTTTGTTACACACTAGATGCTTGCTGGCTTGGCATTTTTATGTAGAGGTTGCAGGTACACTGACCTAAGCTCCTCTCGTTCAGAAACCAGACCGTGATGACTGGGAGAATGGGCTGAATGCAATGGAATGTGCGCTGTGCTTGGAAAGAAGTGTGAATCAGTCGCTACTGGAACTGCACAAACTGGCCACTGAAAAAAATGATCCCCATGTGAGTACACTGACACTTGGGAGTAGATGGAGGAAATAATTGcctgaggggctggggaggctTACCAATAACTTTTCTTGCCTGTTCTCTTTTTTAGCTGTGTGATTTCATTGAGACTCATTACCTGAATGAGCAGGTGGAAGCCATCAAAGAATTGGGTGACCACATAACCAACCTGCGCAAGATGGGGGCCCCTGGATCGGGCATGGCAGAGTACCTCTTTGACAAGCACACCCTGGGACACAGTGACAGCTAAGCCTCAGGCTGGCTTCCCACAGTCACACGGGTGACTTCCCTGGTCACCAAGGCAGTGCATGCATATTTGGGTTACCTTCATCTTTTCTATAAGTTGTAACAAAACATCTACTTAAGTTCTTTCTTTAGTACCATTCCTTCAAATAAAGTAATTTGGTACCCAGTTGTTGTCTCTTGAGTTTTGGGGATGGGCTGGAAAAGTATCTAGGTCAGCTTGACTGAATGTGTAAGTACCACCATGGTTTAGTCATGCTAATCCAAATGGAACACCGAGGAGGATTTGTATCTATTTATTAAATTCCTTGGTTTGGGAAAGATACCAAGGCTTGAGTGTATTGAATTCACACAGAACTTACGGACTCCTGATTCTGAATTAGGTGTTATATGTTTCCGGCATCTCTAGCTTTCACAATTTATTAAAGTAGAATTGCAACTACTGATTTGTGTTATCCATGAAGCTAACCATTTATTTCAGGCTGTCACAGAAACATACTCTTCGGTGTGGACAGCTGTATGCCTATGACTGGATCAGTGTCCTGCTGGTGTACACGCAGGTAGGACCAGGCTGGTGGAGCATCCCCTTTGGAGGAAGCAGGCTAGGAATGTGCTTCATCCCTAGTGAGAATTTGAGAAAGTTTACGTGAGTACAGAAAGATAACCTTCATTTCAGTACGATAGTAGCTGCAATATGAGGGCAAAAGTTGAGACATCTTAAATATTCACCAGTGAATAGTGTTGGCAGACAGCAGAGTCCTTGCTAGCCAGTTATATTATCCTCTCAACCAGCTACAGTGATTTGTTAAATGTTTTCAAAGCTATGTATTATGACCACAGAAGAACTGCTCTGAGAATCCAGAAATGGGAAGTTATACTTCCTCTCACATGGTGATTGGGGGTGGGGTAGTGTGGGTCTAACTGGCTGAGTGGATGTCCAGGAAATCTGGAATAAAGGGAAACCTCTGGTGGTATTGCAACAGCTTAAGGTTGACCTCAAAACAGGAAGAGCTTATTTAAGTTCAGAAGTCTTTAGTGAGGTCCCCAAAGCATAAGATGCCCTCACCTTATCTGCCATTTCCCAGGGTTGTGGATGGTATACTCAAAAGTGCTTCAGGACCCCTGTTAACGGTTAGGGGGCAGAGCTCATGTGACTTCCCAGCTAAGCCTGGGCAGTAAGTTCTTGGGCTACAGCTTAAGAGTCCTGAATTCTGCCCAATGTGTGTGTTTGCCACCCCTGCTTAAAGTGAGCTGGGTCCATTGGTAACATCTACCTGTCTAAACCTGGCCTCACGGCCTTATGACATCATTCCTGTCAGTACCACCTCACCTTCCTATACCTGGGCCCCAGAGAAGTCCTGGTGATGCCAACCTCTTGGGTAAAGTAAGCAAAAGTTGCCCAACACTTTTCCATGGGCCTGCTGTGGCAGCCAGGTGTGTATCCCAAGCCAGTCCTGGGCGTAGGGCCAGCATGCCCTGGCCACCACAGGACCACAAGAGAATTGTGAACGAAAGGTGGGATTCAGAGCAAGGGAAGCTGGTGAGGGTCACCCCTGGGGAGCTGGGGGGTTAGTGACCCTGGTTTGAGTAGAGGACAGACCTGTTTTCCAAGTCCCAATAAGGATCTCCATGATCTTTGAGTATAGTGTGTATGTTGCTTGTCGATTGTCCCAAATGCGGTTCTCTGAGATGTTCAGGGGCCTCTGACATGTCCATCAGGTTAAACTCGACAGTTTTCCTTCTCATGTGAATAACTTCTGGGTGCTCCGTTGAGGCCCCAGCATTCTCTGGGAGCAATTCAAAACTCTTCTTGGACCTGGGGGTTGCAGGCTGAAGGCTTTGATCTTTGACAGGGTCATCTATGCCTGAGATTCTGCGAAGACTTGAGGGTGCTGACTGTCCAGGTGGAAAGACCATAGGGGTGTGGCTGAGGGGTGTCTGTGGGGCACTGTGGTAGCCTGACCTTCCGTAGAGCACCACGGACTTGAAAACATCTTCCCCCTTCCAGGCCTTGCTGTCTTCCTGGTCACTAGTGTTCTGCCCCGCCCCTCCAAGGTTCTTGGGCTGGTTCTCATGTGAAAGGACTTCTTTCTTGGGACACAGTAGTTTGGTCTTTGAGTTTGTCCTAGGGGACTGGCGGTCGTGGGATTGCAGCCCTAGGAAGCGGCCAATGATGCCAGAGTGAGCACCCTCTTGCTCCTCTAGATCTGGCTGAAACTCCATGTCTTCCTTACCCAGactggaaagaaacagaagactcaGGAGTTAGTGGAGGGTCAATGGCCTGAAGCCTGATGTGACTTCTCCTTtaacctcccatctccctccctctggcCCCAGGCCCAGAACACAGTCTTCCTCACTTCACCTTAGACTCGCCCCTCTGCTGATTTGTCCTGTGCCTCTCAATCCCTCCTGGCTGAGCTTACCTCTTGTCCCTATTAACATCCAAACTTTCCAGCCAGGAATTTAAGGACTTCCTCTTCAGCACccacattttccttttaaaacccATCACTCCAGGCAATCAACTGCCAGTCCCCAGGTATGGGTAAAAACCTGACTTCCTGGGAACCCAAAGCCTTTACTATGGAAGGGAAAACCTACCTATCCCAGAATGTGGCTGCCCTGGCCCATGTCCAGATTCTCCCCATGCTTCAGGGTGCAGCTCCTAGTCCAGCTGGAGGCCAcctctcaggtggccaaaggtgaTCTCTGTTCTACACTCTGTCCCTTACCCAGGCATCCAGTACTTTGTACCTTGTATCAGAAACTGGGCCCCGGATTTGAGCTCCCTCACTAAACTGCTTCTTGTAGGCAAGTCTGTGTGTTATTAGTCTGTTATCCACCTTCCCCAGCTGctggagtacagtccatggagaaCTCAGAGGCGACCTCCAGCAACATTTCTGACCTAAGCAAGCCTCCATCCTTAATCATTTGATCACTTATCCAAACCTTCCTTACACAAACTGGACTCTAGCTAATTCTACTGACAGCTTAATAGGATATTCGGTTCTTAGAAAGAGAACAGTGCTTTTAATCCTGTGGCAGAAAACCTTGATGGGATGGACCCTGAGATGCAGCAAACACTCTCCAAAGTGCCCCCCGccccctgacacacacactctGTCATTCTGGGGAGACAGAGCTGTCTGGGGCGGCCCTTTGGCCCACTGTAGCCCAGGTACAACTCTAGAGGTTCTAACCAAATCAGGGAAACAGGACCCATGCAGGGTGAAGTGTGGCTACTGTGGATGACATGAGGCCTATATTCTGT
Coding sequences within it:
- the FTH1 gene encoding ferritin heavy chain — translated: MTTASPSQVRQNYHQDSEAAINRQINLELYASYVYLSMSYYFDRDDVALKNFAKYFLHQSHEEREHAERLMKLQNQRGGRIFLQDIKKPDRDDWENGLNAMECALCLERSVNQSLLELHKLATEKNDPHLCDFIETHYLNEQVEAIKELGDHITNLRKMGAPGSGMAEYLFDKHTLGHSDS